In Aciduliprofundum sp. MAR08-339, a single window of DNA contains:
- a CDS encoding elongation factor EF-2 produces the protein MGRKEDNIKKAMQIMRNVELIRNIGTVAHIDHGKTTLSDNLIAGAGMMSEELAGKQLVLDFDEQEQARGITINTAAASMVHEYEGKEYLINLLDTPGHVDFGGDVTRAMRAVDGVILVVCAVEGVMPQTETVLRQALKERVRPVLFINKVDRLINELKLDAQQMMARFEKIIKEVNKLIRRYAPEEFKDKWMVRVEDGTVAFGSAYHNWAISVPFMKKTGISFKDVFDHLEKGETKTLAKKAPLHRIVLDMVIQHLPNPKEAQKYRIPKIWKGDINTPLGQAMINCDPKGPVGMMITKIVIDPHAGEVAVGRLFSGTLRKGQELYIAGMGNRKYRIQQLSMMVGPDRIPVDELDAGNIPAIIGLKDAIAGSTVSSIPDVEPFEPMKHYSEPVVTVAIEAKHTKDLPRLIDVLRSISKADPSLRVEINQETGEHLLSGMGELHLEVTIYRITHEYKVEVITSPPIVVYRETVDHKGGPFEGKSPNKHNKFYIEVEPLEESVVQAIVDGEIEEMDRIKNRKDLAKKLEELGMNRDEAKKVEAIRGPNILLDMTWGVQYLNETMELVKQAFFEAVDRGPLANEKVYGLKVKLVDAKLHEDSIHRGPAQVIPAVRNAIYGAMCQGNRVLLEPIQKIYINVPMELVGAVTREIQQRRGVIVDMEQEEYQTIIHAKAPVAEMFGFASAIRSATGGRVLWSTENAGYERVPRDLQPQIVRQIRERKGLKPEPYDEKYYAEL, from the coding sequence ATGGGAAGGAAGGAAGACAATATAAAGAAGGCAATGCAGATAATGCGAAACGTTGAACTGATACGCAACATAGGCACCGTGGCTCACATTGACCACGGAAAGACCACACTCAGCGACAACCTTATAGCGGGAGCGGGAATGATGAGCGAGGAACTCGCCGGAAAGCAGCTCGTTCTGGATTTTGATGAGCAGGAGCAGGCGAGGGGAATCACCATAAACACGGCGGCTGCAAGCATGGTTCACGAATACGAGGGAAAAGAGTACCTCATAAATCTTCTCGACACCCCCGGACACGTTGATTTTGGTGGTGATGTTACCCGAGCAATGCGCGCTGTGGATGGCGTTATTTTGGTGGTGTGCGCCGTTGAAGGTGTCATGCCCCAGACGGAAACGGTGCTTAGGCAGGCCCTTAAAGAGCGTGTCAGGCCCGTGCTCTTCATAAACAAGGTTGACAGGCTTATAAACGAGTTGAAACTTGACGCTCAGCAGATGATGGCAAGATTTGAGAAAATAATAAAAGAGGTAAATAAACTCATAAGAAGGTATGCCCCTGAGGAGTTCAAAGATAAATGGATGGTTCGCGTTGAAGATGGCACTGTGGCATTCGGCTCAGCATATCACAACTGGGCCATAAGTGTGCCATTCATGAAGAAGACAGGTATATCATTCAAGGATGTTTTTGATCACCTTGAGAAGGGTGAAACAAAGACCCTGGCCAAGAAGGCACCTCTCCATCGCATAGTTCTTGATATGGTCATTCAGCACCTTCCAAATCCAAAGGAGGCTCAAAAATACAGGATTCCAAAAATATGGAAGGGGGACATAAACACACCACTGGGCCAGGCCATGATCAACTGCGATCCCAAGGGGCCTGTGGGTATGATGATCACCAAAATTGTTATAGACCCACATGCTGGTGAGGTGGCCGTGGGTCGCCTGTTCAGTGGCACCCTGAGGAAGGGGCAGGAACTGTATATTGCAGGTATGGGAAATCGCAAATACCGCATCCAGCAGCTCTCGATGATGGTTGGTCCGGACAGAATACCAGTGGATGAACTTGATGCGGGAAACATTCCAGCAATAATAGGACTCAAGGATGCAATTGCAGGTTCAACGGTTTCAAGCATTCCTGATGTGGAGCCCTTTGAGCCCATGAAGCATTACAGCGAGCCTGTGGTGACCGTGGCCATAGAGGCAAAGCACACCAAGGATCTCCCACGCCTCATAGATGTTCTCCGCTCAATATCCAAGGCAGATCCAAGTTTAAGGGTTGAAATAAACCAAGAAACGGGAGAGCATCTGCTCAGCGGTATGGGCGAGTTGCATTTGGAAGTTACAATTTACCGCATCACCCATGAGTACAAGGTCGAGGTCATAACCTCACCACCCATTGTGGTTTATCGCGAAACCGTTGACCATAAGGGAGGACCATTTGAAGGAAAGAGCCCGAACAAACACAACAAATTCTACATTGAGGTGGAACCACTTGAAGAGAGTGTGGTACAGGCCATCGTTGATGGAGAGATTGAGGAGATGGACAGGATAAAGAACAGGAAGGACCTTGCCAAGAAACTTGAAGAACTGGGAATGAATAGGGATGAGGCAAAGAAGGTTGAGGCTATTCGCGGTCCTAACATACTGCTTGATATGACCTGGGGTGTGCAGTATCTCAACGAGACCATGGAACTGGTGAAACAGGCGTTCTTTGAGGCGGTTGATAGGGGTCCACTTGCAAACGAGAAGGTTTACGGACTCAAGGTGAAACTTGTTGACGCAAAGCTGCACGAAGATAGCATACACCGTGGTCCGGCACAGGTAATACCTGCGGTGAGGAACGCCATATATGGAGCCATGTGCCAGGGCAATCGCGTGCTTCTCGAGCCCATTCAGAAGATCTACATCAACGTGCCCATGGAACTGGTGGGGGCAGTTACCAGGGAAATTCAGCAGAGACGCGGAGTTATAGTGGACATGGAGCAGGAGGAGTACCAGACCATAATACATGCAAAGGCTCCTGTGGCTGAAATGTTTGGCTTCGCCTCCGCAATAAGAAGTGCAACTGGAGGAAGAGTTCTGTGGAGCACCGAGAATGCCGGATACGAGCGTGTGCCGAGAGATCTGCAGCCACAGATAGTGAGGCAGATACGTGAGAGGAAGGGCCTCAAACCCGAGCCCTACGATGAGAAGTATTACGCTGAGTTGTGA
- a CDS encoding 30S ribosomal protein S7 gives MDFLIFGKYDPKEVVVKDPGLARYINLDARLVLHTHGRHVKRHLGKASVNIVERLINNLMRTEKYTGKKMSAYNVVKKTFELIEKRTKQNPVQVLVDAIQNAAPREEVTRLKMAGIAVPKAVDVAPSRRLDIALRNIALGAVNSSFKNSKSIEECLADEIIKAARNDVSSFAVSKKEEIERVAASAR, from the coding sequence ATGGATTTTCTCATTTTTGGTAAGTACGATCCAAAGGAGGTTGTTGTTAAGGATCCGGGACTGGCAAGGTACATAAATCTTGATGCAAGGCTTGTTCTCCACACCCATGGGAGACATGTGAAAAGGCATCTTGGAAAGGCAAGTGTGAACATTGTGGAGAGACTCATAAACAATCTGATGCGCACAGAGAAGTACACAGGAAAGAAGATGAGCGCCTACAACGTGGTAAAGAAAACATTTGAACTCATAGAAAAAAGAACGAAGCAAAATCCAGTACAGGTACTTGTGGATGCAATTCAAAATGCCGCACCCAGAGAGGAGGTCACAAGGCTCAAGATGGCGGGTATTGCGGTGCCAAAGGCCGTGGATGTCGCACCCTCCAGAAGATTGGATATTGCCCTGCGCAACATAGCGCTAGGAGCTGTGAACTCCTCATTTAAAAATTCAAAAAGTATTGAAGAGTGCCTTGCCGATGAGATAATCAAAGCAGCAAGGAACGATGTGAGCAGTTTCGCTGTCTCAAAGAAGGAGGAAATTGAGCGCGTTGCTGCCTCTGCAAGATAA
- a CDS encoding 30S ribosomal protein S12, translating into MANGLYTARKLEEDRKKFRWSDRYYKRRVLRLKEKSDPLEGSPQARGIVIEKVGIEAKQPNSAIRKCVKVQLIKNGRVVTAFAPGNGAINFIDEHDEVVIEGIGGRLGRSKGDIPGVRYKVIKVNGISLLELVRGRKEKPVR; encoded by the coding sequence ATGGCCAATGGATTATACACAGCAAGAAAACTGGAAGAAGATCGCAAAAAGTTCCGATGGAGCGATAGATACTATAAGCGCAGGGTCCTGAGACTCAAGGAGAAGAGTGATCCACTGGAGGGGAGTCCACAGGCTCGCGGGATTGTGATTGAGAAGGTGGGTATTGAGGCAAAGCAGCCCAACTCCGCCATAAGGAAATGCGTTAAAGTCCAACTAATCAAAAACGGTCGCGTTGTAACTGCATTCGCTCCAGGAAATGGAGCAATAAATTTCATAGACGAACACGACGAGGTTGTTATAGAGGGAATTGGAGGGAGATTGGGACGTTCAAAGGGAGATATCCCTGGAGTGCGTTACAAGGTAATCAAGGTAAACGGAATATCACTTCTTGAACTTGTACGCGGTCGCAAGGAGAAACCTGTGAGGTGA
- a CDS encoding RsmB/NOP family class I SAM-dependent RNA methyltransferase → MNKIDRIAARIISKYLRKGNMARAMRDILPRSGLSFEEREEVAKIVHSIVRYILYYDFLLERMNLDKSPKNYIALYHRNIDVDAPKHVKYSLSPELASVTPDEFLRIINREPETTLCINLPRISRKEAIEKLKEEGFEAEPYVPESAVITNSAARYSSLVKGGLAMVQDASSQMVAKIAASLGSDILDYCAGSGGKTLAMHALFPKKVYYAYDINRRKLDSLEKRTSVWGMNVRVFFDGVNGQFSVVLVDAPCSGVGAAARNPEAKYQNEFDKFSNLQVSILNEAKKFVQSGGYLVYVVCSYTPQETEDVVMRFLNENKRFKVEKRNFEGKYFKLGRFGAYILVGDVFYMAILRRE, encoded by the coding sequence GTGAACAAGATTGATCGCATCGCTGCAAGGATCATCTCCAAGTACCTTCGCAAGGGAAACATGGCACGGGCCATGCGGGACATTCTGCCTCGCTCTGGATTGAGTTTTGAAGAGAGGGAGGAAGTTGCAAAAATTGTTCACAGCATCGTTCGGTACATCCTCTACTACGATTTTCTTCTTGAGAGGATGAACTTGGATAAGAGTCCAAAAAATTACATAGCCCTCTACCACAGGAACATTGATGTGGATGCACCCAAACATGTGAAATATTCCCTCTCCCCTGAACTCGCCTCAGTCACACCCGATGAATTCCTAAGAATAATAAACAGGGAGCCTGAGACGACCCTGTGCATCAATCTACCAAGAATTTCAAGAAAGGAGGCCATTGAGAAACTGAAGGAGGAGGGATTTGAGGCAGAGCCATACGTGCCGGAAAGTGCAGTGATCACAAATTCTGCTGCTCGCTACTCTTCGCTGGTAAAGGGAGGCCTGGCCATGGTTCAGGATGCATCGAGTCAGATGGTTGCTAAAATAGCTGCATCCCTGGGCAGTGATATCCTTGATTACTGTGCAGGTAGTGGGGGAAAAACTCTGGCAATGCATGCCCTCTTCCCAAAAAAGGTTTACTATGCCTATGATATAAACAGGAGAAAATTGGATTCATTGGAAAAGAGGACATCTGTATGGGGTATGAATGTGAGGGTATTTTTTGATGGTGTTAATGGGCAATTCTCCGTGGTGCTCGTGGACGCACCCTGCAGTGGAGTGGGTGCCGCCGCGAGAAATCCCGAGGCAAAGTATCAAAATGAGTTTGATAAATTCTCCAATTTACAGGTGAGCATATTGAACGAGGCCAAGAAGTTTGTGCAGAGTGGAGGTTATCTTGTTTACGTTGTGTGCTCATACACACCCCAGGAGACTGAGGATGTGGTGATGAGATTTTTGAATGAAAATAAAAGGTTCAAGGTTGAAAAAAGAAATTTTGAGGGCAAATATTTCAAACTGGGTCGATTTGGAGCGTACATCCTGGTAGGAGATGTGTTTTACATGGCAATTCTGCGCAGGGAGTAG
- a CDS encoding DUF835 domain-containing protein, with translation MHDDIIRELRAALKKDDASLRKDVERIVRKYGKRRKKGTFEIKAGHAYYINEKVPGHARRIFMQVIERGLSGLYITRENPENLDFYEMDNAKIIWLSSIKGTNRVSPADLTKIQALVVNFIKEQERSVIVIEGIETMITNTSFLKVLHLLQRLRDAVSEKRGILIISLDMETLNPQDKALFKKEIINEIPLKRPI, from the coding sequence ATGCACGATGATATCATCAGAGAACTCAGAGCCGCATTAAAAAAGGACGATGCCTCTCTCCGCAAGGATGTGGAGCGCATAGTTAGGAAGTACGGAAAAAGGAGAAAGAAGGGGACCTTTGAGATCAAGGCCGGTCATGCCTACTACATCAATGAGAAGGTGCCCGGGCATGCTCGCAGGATTTTTATGCAGGTTATTGAAAGGGGGCTATCCGGACTTTATATAACACGGGAAAATCCAGAAAACCTTGATTTTTATGAGATGGACAATGCCAAAATTATCTGGTTGAGCAGCATAAAGGGTACGAATCGTGTGAGCCCGGCAGATTTAACTAAGATTCAGGCTCTTGTGGTGAATTTCATCAAGGAACAGGAGAGGAGCGTTATCGTGATTGAGGGCATAGAAACCATGATCACCAACACCTCATTCTTGAAGGTGCTTCACCTTCTCCAAAGGTTGAGGGACGCGGTGAGTGAGAAAAGGGGCATCCTGATAATATCCCTAGATATGGAAACCCTGAACCCTCAGGATAAGGCGCTGTTTAAAAAGGAGATAATAAACGAAATCCCACTGAAAAGGCCTATTTAG
- a CDS encoding 50S ribosomal protein L16, with protein MVRKPGRMYHNIDGPAYTRREYMGGVPNPKIVHFEMGNVEAKNDFTLEVNLVINEACQIRHTALEAARIIANKYLGRIGTANYYLWIRVYPHHVLREHKMATGAGADRISSGMSLAFGKPVGTAARVREGQVIMTARVNPQHLERAKKALKEASYKLPAPCSIVVKEYEGVAK; from the coding sequence ATGGTGAGAAAACCGGGGAGAATGTATCACAACATCGACGGTCCCGCTTACACAAGAAGGGAGTACATGGGAGGAGTCCCCAATCCAAAAATAGTTCATTTTGAAATGGGCAATGTGGAGGCAAAGAATGATTTTACCCTTGAGGTTAATCTTGTGATAAATGAGGCATGCCAGATCAGACACACCGCCCTGGAGGCGGCTCGTATAATTGCCAACAAGTATCTTGGCAGGATAGGTACAGCCAACTATTATCTCTGGATCCGTGTGTATCCTCATCATGTACTCAGGGAGCACAAAATGGCAACTGGAGCGGGTGCTGATCGTATATCCTCCGGTATGAGCCTCGCATTCGGTAAGCCTGTTGGAACGGCTGCGAGGGTTCGCGAGGGTCAGGTAATAATGACTGCCAGGGTAAACCCGCAGCATCTTGAAAGGGCAAAAAAAGCACTTAAAGAGGCATCTTACAAACTGCCCGCCCCCTGCAGCATTGTAGTGAAAGAGTACGAGGGAGTGGCTAAATAG
- a CDS encoding GbsR/MarR family transcriptional regulator — translation MKVESSVIRNVRESLAKIFDKAGIREVDANVLAELLIRDRDMDVQEIAENLGYSLSGVTGSLHRLMRLHLIVRKKEGKRYLYRSESNVLSVFLRLLEDIYNHDLPRVMRLVKEKVGDLKGEEERIVRELDKKLEKAAEYLGTLIELLEDYSEVV, via the coding sequence GTGAAAGTTGAGAGCAGTGTTATAAGGAATGTTCGAGAATCACTGGCCAAGATATTTGATAAGGCAGGTATAAGGGAAGTTGATGCCAATGTGCTTGCCGAACTGCTGATCAGAGATAGGGATATGGATGTGCAGGAAATCGCAGAGAATCTTGGATACAGCTTATCCGGTGTTACTGGGAGTCTGCACAGATTAATGCGGTTGCACCTCATAGTGAGAAAGAAGGAGGGGAAGAGGTATCTGTACAGGTCTGAAAGTAATGTGCTCTCCGTATTTCTTCGCCTGCTGGAGGACATATACAACCATGATCTTCCAAGGGTCATGAGGTTGGTGAAGGAAAAGGTTGGTGACCTGAAGGGTGAGGAGGAGAGAATTGTAAGGGAACTGGATAAAAAACTGGAGAAGGCTGCTGAGTATTTGGGAACTCTCATCGAACTCCTTGAGGATTACTCGGAGGTGGTGTGA
- a CDS encoding radical SAM protein, producing MRIVLTADETLTSTYRHIPLLDFLGCAPIERVPKPIYNLLDTQVPDDNGRLTFAPYGLRKVEASLLRDGFSPSDVVVAHPLHVERFIDEKTTIVGINTMDPYGLGPVTMMFTDGGKLTSYTKYKFISLLRRIRDYRERKGLKFKIEVGGPGAWQLEARPKLTEELGVDHVVIGETEHVIADIFRDIESGNAEKIITIKTWPKLEEIPNIVNPSFKGMIEVMRGCGRGCRFCSPNLRTARFYPIEKILAELEVNVRAGQKTAWLHSEDIFNYMVEDRKNFYPNEDAVIGLFEEVLKRVEYANPTHGTAAGALAAPRILKKVAELNHAGLNKWVGIQVGFETASPELIRKIANNKMKPFTPEEWPWVLLNGTYAFNKFFWFPAYTSIVGLPWETEEDEIDTARLIITMEKKLREKLGEQAHFTVTPLAFVPMAALKGEEGFDVTENLTPGRVLHIYHAWRHLAWEVDHGLKRVTKGNPAFLLFSPLAKFGSRMLVHSIRKWALKHGIDVDKPLEPMDLRIEEIEI from the coding sequence ATGAGGATAGTGCTCACAGCGGATGAAACCTTAACAAGCACTTACAGGCATATACCACTATTGGATTTCTTGGGATGTGCGCCTATTGAGCGGGTACCTAAGCCAATTTACAATCTGCTGGACACGCAGGTTCCAGATGATAATGGTAGACTGACCTTTGCTCCCTATGGACTTCGCAAGGTTGAAGCCTCTTTGCTCCGTGATGGATTCTCTCCCAGCGATGTTGTTGTGGCTCATCCTCTCCATGTTGAGAGATTCATAGACGAGAAAACTACCATAGTTGGGATAAACACCATGGATCCCTATGGGCTGGGGCCCGTAACGATGATGTTCACAGATGGGGGTAAGCTAACATCGTACACTAAGTACAAATTCATATCACTTTTGAGGAGAATTAGAGATTATCGTGAAAGGAAGGGCCTTAAATTTAAGATAGAGGTTGGAGGCCCAGGTGCCTGGCAACTTGAAGCAAGGCCTAAGTTGACAGAAGAACTGGGCGTTGACCACGTGGTGATTGGAGAGACCGAGCATGTGATTGCAGACATTTTCAGGGATATTGAGTCGGGAAATGCTGAGAAAATAATAACAATAAAAACCTGGCCAAAACTGGAGGAAATACCCAACATAGTCAATCCATCCTTTAAGGGAATGATAGAGGTCATGCGTGGCTGTGGCCGTGGATGCAGGTTCTGCTCTCCAAATTTAAGGACTGCAAGATTCTATCCAATTGAGAAGATTCTTGCGGAACTGGAGGTGAATGTCAGGGCGGGACAAAAAACAGCATGGTTACACAGCGAGGACATATTCAACTATATGGTTGAGGACCGCAAGAATTTTTATCCCAATGAGGATGCGGTGATAGGTTTGTTTGAGGAGGTGCTGAAGAGGGTTGAGTATGCAAATCCAACCCACGGTACCGCTGCGGGAGCCTTGGCCGCACCCAGAATTCTGAAGAAGGTTGCAGAGTTAAATCACGCAGGGCTGAATAAATGGGTGGGCATACAGGTGGGATTTGAAACGGCCTCTCCAGAGCTTATAAGGAAGATTGCAAACAACAAGATGAAGCCCTTCACTCCGGAGGAATGGCCATGGGTTTTGCTGAATGGAACATACGCATTTAACAAATTTTTCTGGTTTCCAGCGTACACCAGCATAGTGGGGCTTCCATGGGAAACAGAGGAGGATGAGATCGATACCGCTAGACTCATAATCACTATGGAGAAGAAACTCAGAGAAAAGCTGGGTGAGCAGGCGCATTTCACAGTCACGCCCTTAGCATTTGTGCCAATGGCTGCTCTGAAGGGAGAGGAAGGATTTGATGTTACGGAGAACCTAACCCCTGGAAGGGTTCTGCACATCTATCACGCGTGGAGGCATCTGGCCTGGGAGGTTGATCATGGATTGAAAAGGGTGACCAAGGGAAATCCAGCCTTTCTGCTCTTCTCTCCCCTGGCCAAATTCGGTTCAAGAATGCTCGTGCACAGCATAAGGAAATGGGCACTAAAGCATGGGATAGATGTGGATAAGCCCCTGGAGCCCATGGACCTTAGAATTGAGGAAATTGAAATTTAA
- a CDS encoding molybdopterin-dependent oxidoreductase, which yields MRDCYDTCALLTEVKDSKIKVRANPANKVTHNFLCPKGALLPKWFHSGDRIKSPLERAGAKPTEDFRRISWEEAVSKIARKMKEVQRNQGSKAILLYYYYGDRGLINANFPHRLFNYLNASIVDDVICDRAGEEALKDIYGTAQGMDPEDLKNEKLIVYWGINAAWTNMHGFFLAKRLGLEIWSVDVVRSATAKRADKFFMLRPETDVLFALGVEKIIIEEELYNEEFVRENTIGFERFKNYLEGIKMSLISRETGISTRKIREFAEEYAEKRGVIHIGYGFQRTQNGGEAVRAISILPALVGKKRGFIYSNRILPKEYVRGEFLRRKKGYKITQLELADYIEEGKIKFIFIYGTNPLATLPEQKKLREAILKSDVFIALHDIFFTDTARFSDIVLPANTFFERFDIADSYYHRYIAINEKVINAYGKSNAEVAKLIAREMGAEEPYLYEDEEEIAEKVLRNIGVDFEKLKSEKVMKIQMHSYEPLTDSGKIELLSKRAIKRGLPAFPKFEKLKSRGLKLITPTYLFTVSSQYHNTYGYADENLHINPKDAEERKIKNGDMVRIFNEYGEVRTRALVSKDIQRGIVLLYKAFWPSILGWNANYLTTGRENEKYGGATVLHSVWVDVEKI from the coding sequence ATGCGAGATTGTTACGATACCTGTGCCCTTTTAACTGAGGTTAAAGATAGTAAAATAAAAGTAAGGGCAAATCCTGCAAACAAGGTGACACACAATTTTCTATGTCCAAAGGGGGCCCTGCTGCCAAAATGGTTTCACAGCGGGGATAGAATTAAAAGCCCCCTTGAAAGAGCAGGTGCCAAGCCCACCGAAGATTTCAGGAGAATCTCTTGGGAAGAAGCAGTTTCAAAAATCGCAAGAAAAATGAAAGAGGTTCAAAGAAATCAAGGGAGCAAGGCGATACTCCTCTACTATTATTACGGAGATAGGGGTCTCATAAATGCCAATTTTCCACACAGATTGTTCAATTATCTAAATGCGAGCATTGTGGATGATGTGATCTGCGATCGGGCTGGAGAGGAGGCTCTAAAAGATATATACGGTACCGCTCAGGGCATGGACCCTGAGGATTTGAAAAATGAGAAACTCATAGTTTACTGGGGTATAAACGCTGCGTGGACCAATATGCATGGATTCTTCCTAGCCAAGAGATTGGGTCTGGAAATCTGGAGCGTGGACGTGGTGCGCAGCGCCACGGCAAAAAGGGCAGATAAATTCTTTATGCTAAGGCCAGAAACAGACGTGCTATTTGCCCTGGGAGTTGAAAAGATAATAATTGAAGAAGAACTGTACAATGAGGAATTCGTAAGGGAAAATACCATCGGATTTGAGAGGTTCAAGAATTATCTGGAAGGAATAAAGATGTCCCTTATATCAAGGGAGACGGGAATTTCAACCAGAAAAATAAGGGAATTCGCTGAAGAATACGCAGAAAAAAGAGGAGTTATACACATAGGATACGGGTTCCAGAGAACTCAAAATGGAGGTGAAGCGGTTCGTGCCATATCCATTTTACCTGCACTTGTGGGAAAGAAGAGGGGATTCATATACAGCAACAGGATCCTGCCCAAAGAATATGTACGTGGAGAGTTTTTAAGAAGGAAAAAGGGATATAAAATAACCCAGTTAGAACTGGCAGATTACATAGAAGAGGGGAAGATAAAATTCATATTCATATACGGCACAAATCCTCTTGCAACGCTTCCAGAGCAGAAAAAATTGAGAGAGGCCATACTCAAAAGCGATGTTTTCATCGCACTTCATGACATATTCTTCACGGACACTGCAAGGTTCTCAGACATAGTGCTTCCCGCAAATACCTTCTTTGAAAGGTTTGATATCGCAGACTCATACTATCACAGGTACATTGCAATAAATGAAAAGGTCATAAATGCCTATGGAAAAAGCAATGCCGAGGTGGCAAAACTCATAGCGAGAGAGATGGGAGCAGAGGAACCCTACCTCTACGAGGATGAGGAGGAAATAGCTGAAAAAGTGCTTCGGAATATTGGAGTAGATTTTGAAAAACTCAAAAGTGAAAAGGTTATGAAGATACAGATGCACTCCTACGAGCCCCTTACGGATAGTGGAAAGATAGAACTACTCTCAAAAAGAGCCATTAAAAGAGGGCTGCCCGCATTTCCAAAATTTGAAAAATTGAAGAGCAGGGGATTGAAACTCATCACACCCACATATCTATTCACCGTATCATCACAGTACCACAACACCTATGGCTATGCAGATGAGAATCTTCACATAAACCCGAAAGATGCCGAAGAAAGGAAAATAAAAAATGGAGATATGGTAAGAATTTTCAATGAGTACGGGGAGGTTAGAACAAGGGCACTGGTAAGCAAGGACATTCAAAGGGGCATAGTGCTTCTATACAAGGCATTCTGGCCCTCCATACTTGGATGGAACGCCAATTACCTCACAACAGGCAGGGAAAATGAAAAATATGGTGGTGCGACAGTTCTCCACAGCGTATGGGTAGATGTGGAGAAAATTTAA
- a CDS encoding type 1 glutamine amidotransferase domain-containing protein: MKALILAENDFEDLELFYPYHRLKEEGIDVKVASSQKELRGKHGYSLKADMHYEDVNPREFDILIIPGGKSPERVRLQHRAVEITRHFFAENKPIAIICHGVQVLISAGVVKGRRIACWYGVKDDLIAAGGEFVDGVSVDENLVSARHPGDLAEWMKRFISLLKDKKLL; encoded by the coding sequence ATGAAGGCGCTAATCCTTGCGGAAAACGATTTTGAGGATCTTGAACTCTTCTATCCCTATCATCGCCTGAAGGAAGAGGGCATTGATGTCAAGGTGGCATCATCCCAGAAGGAACTCAGGGGTAAGCATGGATACTCTTTAAAGGCGGATATGCATTACGAGGATGTGAATCCCCGGGAATTTGATATTCTAATAATTCCAGGAGGCAAATCCCCCGAGAGGGTGAGGCTGCAGCACAGGGCCGTTGAGATAACTCGGCATTTCTTTGCAGAGAATAAGCCCATTGCCATAATATGCCATGGTGTGCAGGTTCTCATATCTGCGGGTGTGGTGAAGGGAAGGAGAATTGCCTGCTGGTACGGGGTGAAGGATGATTTAATAGCAGCAGGAGGAGAGTTTGTCGATGGTGTGTCTGTGGATGAAAATCTTGTATCTGCGAGACACCCCGGAGATCTGGCAGAATGGATGAAAAGGTTCATCTCTCTGCTCAAAGATAAAAAGTTATTATAA